One stretch of Zootoca vivipara chromosome 8, rZooViv1.1, whole genome shotgun sequence DNA includes these proteins:
- the ANKS6 gene encoding ankyrin repeat and SAM domain-containing protein 6 isoform X1: protein MGECGVAAGAQLLLRACDQGDCEGARRLLLGPPAASGAGDEATAAEPGSCAAPGGSGAASGLPPGSVPVDCADEAGNTGLQFAAAGGHEELVGFLLRRGASVQSRNHCGWSPLMQAARFGHLNVARILLENGADLNAQNKLGASVLTMASRGGHVSVVKLLLESGAYVDNYDHLSTSWDNNKEELPAITPLMAAVQHGHEAVVHLLLDWGADCNYTMKTMGWTPLMLAAVSGRVSLAQQLMNKGANPDHLNTLHKTPYEISVDFKHEDMMDYLAPLTTVRPQTDKQKRQPDIFHALKMGNFQLVKEITDEDPAQANVINDDGASPLMIAAVTGQLPLVQLLVSRNVDIDKQDTIHGWTALMQATYHGNKEVVKYLLNQGADVNLRAKNGYTAFDLIMLLNDPDAELVRLLASACMQVDKEKSKQNNKSVVTSSRNKQTVDIPVLPDDKGGLRSWWNRMSNRFRKLKLTQTLNHGFSISPAVPFPEESALPFDCTMKATLPSDNSVNYDAITAWATKSKANGIGSTKGGKDDELLTTVLRSGAPFTRLPNDKLKAVIPPFLPPSSFELWNSDRTQPSKDGSREQTRLGLPHRATSPDNNGGGSSDKGREASLSRGTRPIKLSAFARRPPTPSTSNNFNHSPHSSGGSNSIAGVSRHGGEMHNKSGGSADSVLSQIAAQRKKAAGIPEQKPSQQQVPIGPAPSPCPPDVESAQTIGNGHILKKLDVNKKPPSENSSTSKSTSPTLTPSPSPSASPKVQSAESSLSSSHRQGKSSGGSSSGTLTDEDELTGILKKLSLEKYQPIFEEQEVDMEAFLTLTDGDLKELGIKTDGSRQQILAAISELNAGKGRERKILQETIHNFHSSFESSVSNTSPGKPQSPGCWVRPQEPSPTKR from the exons ATGGGGGAGTGCGGGGTGGCGGCCGGCGCCCAGCTGCTGCTCCGCGCCTGCGACCAAGGCGACTGCGAGGGCGCCCGGCGACTGTTGCTGGGCCCGCCGGCGGCCTCCGGGGCCGGCGATGAAGCGACGGCGGCGGAGCCCGGCAGCTGCGCCGCGCCCGGCGGGTCTGGAGCTGCGTCGGGCCTGCCGCCGGGCTCGGTGCCCGTGGACTGCGCCGACGAGGCCGGCAACACGGGGCTGCAGTTCGCGGCGGCCGGCGGCCACGAGGAGCTGGTGGGCTTCCTGCTGCGGAGGGGAGCCTCGGTGCAGAGCCGCAACCACTGCGGCTGGAGCCCGCTCATGCAGGCGGCCAG GTTTGGACATCTGAATGTGGCTCGCATCTTGCTAGAAAATGGCGCTGACCTTAATGCACAGAACAAATTGGGAGCCAGTGTACTTACAATGGCTTCTAGGGGTGGTCATGTCAGTGTGGTGAAGTTGTTGCTGGAATCGGGTGCTTATGTTGATAATTATGACCACCTGAGTACTAGCTGGGATAACAACAAAGAGGAATTGCCAGCTATCACCCCCCTTATGGCAGCTGTCCAGCACGGGCATGAGGCAGTGGTCCATCTTCTGTTGGACTGGGGAGCAGATTGTAATTATACCATGAAGACTATGGGTTGGACCCCCCTAATGTTGGCCGCTGTTAGTGGAAGAGTGAGCTTGGCTCAGCAGCTTATGAACAAAGGAGCCAATCCCGATCATCTGAACACACTGCATAAAACACCATATGAAATATCTGTTGACTTCAAACATGAAGATATGATGGATTATTTGGCACCTTTAACAACAGTTAGACCTCAAACAG ATAAACAGAAGAGGCAACCAGATATCTTCCATGCCTTGAAAATGG GGAATTTTCAGCTGGTTAAAGAGATTACAGACGAAGACCCTGCTCAAGCCAATGTAATTAATGATGATGGTGCTTCTCCACTGATGATTGCAGCTGTAACTGGACAGTTGCCTCTTGTACAGCTGCTTGTTTCAAGAAATGTGGATATTGACAAGCAAGATACTATCCATGGCTGGACAGCACTTATGCAGGCCACATATCATGG aaataAAGAAGTTGTTAAGTATTTATTAAATCAAGGAGCTGATGTCAACCTGCGTGCCAAAAAcggatatacagcctttgacctGATCATGCTGCTGAACGATCCAG ATGCGGAACTTGTGCGGTTGCTAGCCTCAGCCTGCATGCAAGTTGATAAAGAAAAGAGCAAGCAGAACAACAAATCAGTTGTGACCTCTTCAAGAAATAAGCAAACTGTAGATATTCCAGTGTTGCCTGATGACAAGGGAGGACTGAGG TCATGGTGGAACAGGATGTCCAATAGATTTCGCAAGCTGAAGTTGACCCAAACTTTAAATCATGGATTCTCCATCAGTCCAGCTGTACCTTTTCCAGAAGAGTCAGCATTGCCATTTGATTGCACAATGAAGGCCACGTTACCAAGTGATAACAGTGTAAATTATGATGCCATTACAGCTTGGGCAACAAAGAGCAAGGCTAATG GTATAGGAAGCACAAAGGGAGGAAAGGATGACGAATTGCTGACAACAGTG CTAAGAAGTGGGGCTCCATTTACAAGACTGCCTAACGACAAACTGAAAGCTGTTATTCCGCCTTTCTTGCCCCCATCAAGTTTTGAGCTGTGGAATTCTGACAGGACGCAACCAAGCAAGGATGGTAGCAGAGAGCAAACGAGGCTTGGCCTTCCACACCGAGCGACCAGTCCTGACAATAATGGTGGTGGAAGCTCCGACAAAGGAAGAGAA GCATCCTTAAGTAGAGGTACTAGACCCATTAAACTATCGGCCTTTGCAAGAAGACCTCCTACTCCCTCCACCTCGAACAACTTCAACCATTCCCCCCACTCCTCTGGTGGATCTAACAGCATAGCCGGAGTTAGCAGACATGGTGGAGAAATGCATAATAAATCAG GTGGCAGTGCCGATAGTGTTTTGTCTCAAATTGCTGCTCAAAGGAAGAAAGCTGCTGGTATACCTGAACAGAAACCAAGCCAACAGCAAGTGCCAATAGGCCCAGCTCCTTCACCCTGCCCTCCTGACGTGGAAAGTGCACAGACCATTGGCAATGGacacattttaaag aagttggatgtgAACAAAAAGCCTCCATCTGAAAATTCGTCTACTTCTAAAAGCACATCCCCAACTCTTAcgccatcaccatcaccatctgcaTCCCCCAAGGTTCAAAGTGCAGagtcctctctctcctcttctcacAGGCAAGGGAAAAGTAGCGGTGGCTCTAGCAGTGGAACTCTGACAGATGAAG atgaACTCACAGGCATCCTTAAAAAACTCTCATTGGAGAAGTATCAGCCTATTTTTGAAGAGCAGGAG GTGGATATGGAGGCTTTTCTCACCCTGACAGATGGTGatttgaaggagctgggaattAAAACTGATGGTTCTAGACAACAAATTCTGGCAGCTATTTCTGAGCTGAATGCAGGAAAG GGCCGAGAAAGAAAAATTTTACAGGAGACCATACACAACTTTCACTCTTCCTTTGAAAGCAGTGTTAGCAACACTAGCCCTGGAAAACCTCAGT CACCTGGATGCTGGGTAAGGCCACAAGAACCTTCTCCTACTAAGAGGTAG
- the ANKS6 gene encoding ankyrin repeat and SAM domain-containing protein 6 isoform X2 — protein sequence MKRRRRSPAAAPRPAGLELRRACRRARCPWTAPTRPATRGCSSRRPAATRSWFGHLNVARILLENGADLNAQNKLGASVLTMASRGGHVSVVKLLLESGAYVDNYDHLSTSWDNNKEELPAITPLMAAVQHGHEAVVHLLLDWGADCNYTMKTMGWTPLMLAAVSGRVSLAQQLMNKGANPDHLNTLHKTPYEISVDFKHEDMMDYLAPLTTVRPQTDKQKRQPDIFHALKMGNFQLVKEITDEDPAQANVINDDGASPLMIAAVTGQLPLVQLLVSRNVDIDKQDTIHGWTALMQATYHGNKEVVKYLLNQGADVNLRAKNGYTAFDLIMLLNDPDAELVRLLASACMQVDKEKSKQNNKSVVTSSRNKQTVDIPVLPDDKGGLRSWWNRMSNRFRKLKLTQTLNHGFSISPAVPFPEESALPFDCTMKATLPSDNSVNYDAITAWATKSKANGIGSTKGGKDDELLTTVLRSGAPFTRLPNDKLKAVIPPFLPPSSFELWNSDRTQPSKDGSREQTRLGLPHRATSPDNNGGGSSDKGREASLSRGTRPIKLSAFARRPPTPSTSNNFNHSPHSSGGSNSIAGVSRHGGEMHNKSGGSADSVLSQIAAQRKKAAGIPEQKPSQQQVPIGPAPSPCPPDVESAQTIGNGHILKKLDVNKKPPSENSSTSKSTSPTLTPSPSPSASPKVQSAESSLSSSHRQGKSSGGSSSGTLTDEDELTGILKKLSLEKYQPIFEEQEVDMEAFLTLTDGDLKELGIKTDGSRQQILAAISELNAGKGRERKILQETIHNFHSSFESSVSNTSPGKPQSPGCWVRPQEPSPTKR from the exons ATGAAGCGACGGCGGCGGAGCCCGGCAGCTGCGCCGCGCCCGGCGGGTCTGGAGCTGCGTCGGGCCTGCCGCCGGGCTCGGTGCCCGTGGACTGCGCCGACGAGGCCGGCAACACGGGGCTGCAGTTCGCGGCGGCCGGCGGCCACGAGGAGCTG GTTTGGACATCTGAATGTGGCTCGCATCTTGCTAGAAAATGGCGCTGACCTTAATGCACAGAACAAATTGGGAGCCAGTGTACTTACAATGGCTTCTAGGGGTGGTCATGTCAGTGTGGTGAAGTTGTTGCTGGAATCGGGTGCTTATGTTGATAATTATGACCACCTGAGTACTAGCTGGGATAACAACAAAGAGGAATTGCCAGCTATCACCCCCCTTATGGCAGCTGTCCAGCACGGGCATGAGGCAGTGGTCCATCTTCTGTTGGACTGGGGAGCAGATTGTAATTATACCATGAAGACTATGGGTTGGACCCCCCTAATGTTGGCCGCTGTTAGTGGAAGAGTGAGCTTGGCTCAGCAGCTTATGAACAAAGGAGCCAATCCCGATCATCTGAACACACTGCATAAAACACCATATGAAATATCTGTTGACTTCAAACATGAAGATATGATGGATTATTTGGCACCTTTAACAACAGTTAGACCTCAAACAG ATAAACAGAAGAGGCAACCAGATATCTTCCATGCCTTGAAAATGG GGAATTTTCAGCTGGTTAAAGAGATTACAGACGAAGACCCTGCTCAAGCCAATGTAATTAATGATGATGGTGCTTCTCCACTGATGATTGCAGCTGTAACTGGACAGTTGCCTCTTGTACAGCTGCTTGTTTCAAGAAATGTGGATATTGACAAGCAAGATACTATCCATGGCTGGACAGCACTTATGCAGGCCACATATCATGG aaataAAGAAGTTGTTAAGTATTTATTAAATCAAGGAGCTGATGTCAACCTGCGTGCCAAAAAcggatatacagcctttgacctGATCATGCTGCTGAACGATCCAG ATGCGGAACTTGTGCGGTTGCTAGCCTCAGCCTGCATGCAAGTTGATAAAGAAAAGAGCAAGCAGAACAACAAATCAGTTGTGACCTCTTCAAGAAATAAGCAAACTGTAGATATTCCAGTGTTGCCTGATGACAAGGGAGGACTGAGG TCATGGTGGAACAGGATGTCCAATAGATTTCGCAAGCTGAAGTTGACCCAAACTTTAAATCATGGATTCTCCATCAGTCCAGCTGTACCTTTTCCAGAAGAGTCAGCATTGCCATTTGATTGCACAATGAAGGCCACGTTACCAAGTGATAACAGTGTAAATTATGATGCCATTACAGCTTGGGCAACAAAGAGCAAGGCTAATG GTATAGGAAGCACAAAGGGAGGAAAGGATGACGAATTGCTGACAACAGTG CTAAGAAGTGGGGCTCCATTTACAAGACTGCCTAACGACAAACTGAAAGCTGTTATTCCGCCTTTCTTGCCCCCATCAAGTTTTGAGCTGTGGAATTCTGACAGGACGCAACCAAGCAAGGATGGTAGCAGAGAGCAAACGAGGCTTGGCCTTCCACACCGAGCGACCAGTCCTGACAATAATGGTGGTGGAAGCTCCGACAAAGGAAGAGAA GCATCCTTAAGTAGAGGTACTAGACCCATTAAACTATCGGCCTTTGCAAGAAGACCTCCTACTCCCTCCACCTCGAACAACTTCAACCATTCCCCCCACTCCTCTGGTGGATCTAACAGCATAGCCGGAGTTAGCAGACATGGTGGAGAAATGCATAATAAATCAG GTGGCAGTGCCGATAGTGTTTTGTCTCAAATTGCTGCTCAAAGGAAGAAAGCTGCTGGTATACCTGAACAGAAACCAAGCCAACAGCAAGTGCCAATAGGCCCAGCTCCTTCACCCTGCCCTCCTGACGTGGAAAGTGCACAGACCATTGGCAATGGacacattttaaag aagttggatgtgAACAAAAAGCCTCCATCTGAAAATTCGTCTACTTCTAAAAGCACATCCCCAACTCTTAcgccatcaccatcaccatctgcaTCCCCCAAGGTTCAAAGTGCAGagtcctctctctcctcttctcacAGGCAAGGGAAAAGTAGCGGTGGCTCTAGCAGTGGAACTCTGACAGATGAAG atgaACTCACAGGCATCCTTAAAAAACTCTCATTGGAGAAGTATCAGCCTATTTTTGAAGAGCAGGAG GTGGATATGGAGGCTTTTCTCACCCTGACAGATGGTGatttgaaggagctgggaattAAAACTGATGGTTCTAGACAACAAATTCTGGCAGCTATTTCTGAGCTGAATGCAGGAAAG GGCCGAGAAAGAAAAATTTTACAGGAGACCATACACAACTTTCACTCTTCCTTTGAAAGCAGTGTTAGCAACACTAGCCCTGGAAAACCTCAGT CACCTGGATGCTGGGTAAGGCCACAAGAACCTTCTCCTACTAAGAGGTAG
- the ANKS6 gene encoding ankyrin repeat and SAM domain-containing protein 6 isoform X3, with translation MLGKMLTRVSRPLFGHLNVARILLENGADLNAQNKLGASVLTMASRGGHVSVVKLLLESGAYVDNYDHLSTSWDNNKEELPAITPLMAAVQHGHEAVVHLLLDWGADCNYTMKTMGWTPLMLAAVSGRVSLAQQLMNKGANPDHLNTLHKTPYEISVDFKHEDMMDYLAPLTTVRPQTDKQKRQPDIFHALKMGNFQLVKEITDEDPAQANVINDDGASPLMIAAVTGQLPLVQLLVSRNVDIDKQDTIHGWTALMQATYHGNKEVVKYLLNQGADVNLRAKNGYTAFDLIMLLNDPDAELVRLLASACMQVDKEKSKQNNKSVVTSSRNKQTVDIPVLPDDKGGLRSWWNRMSNRFRKLKLTQTLNHGFSISPAVPFPEESALPFDCTMKATLPSDNSVNYDAITAWATKSKANGIGSTKGGKDDELLTTVLRSGAPFTRLPNDKLKAVIPPFLPPSSFELWNSDRTQPSKDGSREQTRLGLPHRATSPDNNGGGSSDKGREASLSRGTRPIKLSAFARRPPTPSTSNNFNHSPHSSGGSNSIAGVSRHGGEMHNKSGGSADSVLSQIAAQRKKAAGIPEQKPSQQQVPIGPAPSPCPPDVESAQTIGNGHILKKLDVNKKPPSENSSTSKSTSPTLTPSPSPSASPKVQSAESSLSSSHRQGKSSGGSSSGTLTDEDELTGILKKLSLEKYQPIFEEQEVDMEAFLTLTDGDLKELGIKTDGSRQQILAAISELNAGKGRERKILQETIHNFHSSFESSVSNTSPGKPQSPGCWVRPQEPSPTKR, from the exons ATGCTGGGGAAGATGCTGACTCGGGTTTCCCGACCCTT GTTTGGACATCTGAATGTGGCTCGCATCTTGCTAGAAAATGGCGCTGACCTTAATGCACAGAACAAATTGGGAGCCAGTGTACTTACAATGGCTTCTAGGGGTGGTCATGTCAGTGTGGTGAAGTTGTTGCTGGAATCGGGTGCTTATGTTGATAATTATGACCACCTGAGTACTAGCTGGGATAACAACAAAGAGGAATTGCCAGCTATCACCCCCCTTATGGCAGCTGTCCAGCACGGGCATGAGGCAGTGGTCCATCTTCTGTTGGACTGGGGAGCAGATTGTAATTATACCATGAAGACTATGGGTTGGACCCCCCTAATGTTGGCCGCTGTTAGTGGAAGAGTGAGCTTGGCTCAGCAGCTTATGAACAAAGGAGCCAATCCCGATCATCTGAACACACTGCATAAAACACCATATGAAATATCTGTTGACTTCAAACATGAAGATATGATGGATTATTTGGCACCTTTAACAACAGTTAGACCTCAAACAG ATAAACAGAAGAGGCAACCAGATATCTTCCATGCCTTGAAAATGG GGAATTTTCAGCTGGTTAAAGAGATTACAGACGAAGACCCTGCTCAAGCCAATGTAATTAATGATGATGGTGCTTCTCCACTGATGATTGCAGCTGTAACTGGACAGTTGCCTCTTGTACAGCTGCTTGTTTCAAGAAATGTGGATATTGACAAGCAAGATACTATCCATGGCTGGACAGCACTTATGCAGGCCACATATCATGG aaataAAGAAGTTGTTAAGTATTTATTAAATCAAGGAGCTGATGTCAACCTGCGTGCCAAAAAcggatatacagcctttgacctGATCATGCTGCTGAACGATCCAG ATGCGGAACTTGTGCGGTTGCTAGCCTCAGCCTGCATGCAAGTTGATAAAGAAAAGAGCAAGCAGAACAACAAATCAGTTGTGACCTCTTCAAGAAATAAGCAAACTGTAGATATTCCAGTGTTGCCTGATGACAAGGGAGGACTGAGG TCATGGTGGAACAGGATGTCCAATAGATTTCGCAAGCTGAAGTTGACCCAAACTTTAAATCATGGATTCTCCATCAGTCCAGCTGTACCTTTTCCAGAAGAGTCAGCATTGCCATTTGATTGCACAATGAAGGCCACGTTACCAAGTGATAACAGTGTAAATTATGATGCCATTACAGCTTGGGCAACAAAGAGCAAGGCTAATG GTATAGGAAGCACAAAGGGAGGAAAGGATGACGAATTGCTGACAACAGTG CTAAGAAGTGGGGCTCCATTTACAAGACTGCCTAACGACAAACTGAAAGCTGTTATTCCGCCTTTCTTGCCCCCATCAAGTTTTGAGCTGTGGAATTCTGACAGGACGCAACCAAGCAAGGATGGTAGCAGAGAGCAAACGAGGCTTGGCCTTCCACACCGAGCGACCAGTCCTGACAATAATGGTGGTGGAAGCTCCGACAAAGGAAGAGAA GCATCCTTAAGTAGAGGTACTAGACCCATTAAACTATCGGCCTTTGCAAGAAGACCTCCTACTCCCTCCACCTCGAACAACTTCAACCATTCCCCCCACTCCTCTGGTGGATCTAACAGCATAGCCGGAGTTAGCAGACATGGTGGAGAAATGCATAATAAATCAG GTGGCAGTGCCGATAGTGTTTTGTCTCAAATTGCTGCTCAAAGGAAGAAAGCTGCTGGTATACCTGAACAGAAACCAAGCCAACAGCAAGTGCCAATAGGCCCAGCTCCTTCACCCTGCCCTCCTGACGTGGAAAGTGCACAGACCATTGGCAATGGacacattttaaag aagttggatgtgAACAAAAAGCCTCCATCTGAAAATTCGTCTACTTCTAAAAGCACATCCCCAACTCTTAcgccatcaccatcaccatctgcaTCCCCCAAGGTTCAAAGTGCAGagtcctctctctcctcttctcacAGGCAAGGGAAAAGTAGCGGTGGCTCTAGCAGTGGAACTCTGACAGATGAAG atgaACTCACAGGCATCCTTAAAAAACTCTCATTGGAGAAGTATCAGCCTATTTTTGAAGAGCAGGAG GTGGATATGGAGGCTTTTCTCACCCTGACAGATGGTGatttgaaggagctgggaattAAAACTGATGGTTCTAGACAACAAATTCTGGCAGCTATTTCTGAGCTGAATGCAGGAAAG GGCCGAGAAAGAAAAATTTTACAGGAGACCATACACAACTTTCACTCTTCCTTTGAAAGCAGTGTTAGCAACACTAGCCCTGGAAAACCTCAGT CACCTGGATGCTGGGTAAGGCCACAAGAACCTTCTCCTACTAAGAGGTAG